One Odontesthes bonariensis isolate fOdoBon6 chromosome 17, fOdoBon6.hap1, whole genome shotgun sequence genomic window carries:
- the rtf1 gene encoding RNA polymerase-associated protein RTF1 homolog, with amino-acid sequence MVNVKKRKGRVIDSDSEDSASDDNLDQELLSLAKRKRVDSGEQEEPVNKPAASTDSETSDSDDEWTVGGAKGKKKVKPGKGTEKKSATKKKVNKTTASGSSDGDSSADSSAPEEGEVSDSESNSSSSSSDSDSSEDEVFRDGYDDDLMGDAEDRARLEQMTEKEREQELFNRIEKREVLKRRFEIKKKLKTAKKKEKEEKKKKQEEEQEKRKQSQVQDTQVVMSHNKERRSKHDEKLDKKSQAMEELKAEREKKKNKTAELLAKREPLKTSEVYSDDEEEEEEDDDKSSVKSDRSSRSSSYDDDEKEETPPKSQPVSLPEELNRIRLSRHKLERWCHMPFFAKTVTGCFVRIGIGNSSSKPVYRVAEIVDVVETAKVYQLGTTRTNKGLQLRHGADTRVFRLEFVSNQEFTESEFMKWKEAMIIAGMQVPTLDEITKKEQSIKEALNYKFNDKDIEDIVKEKDRFRKAPPNYAMKKTQLLKDKAMAEENGDGEKVKVIQDELNELEERAEALDRQRTKNISAISYINQRNRSWNIVESEKALVAEGQNAKNQQMDPFTRRQCKPTMVSNARDPSVHAAILAHLNQKYGSGSDAAENASDEKNKLDQANLKDKDLPKPTTDLSEDLFKVHDFDVKIDLQVPNAEAKSLSVSSNALPVKDGAPRRSLNLEDYKKRRGLI; translated from the exons GAGCTGTTGTCTTTGGCAAAGAGGAAGAGGGTCGATTCGGGTGAGCAGGAAGAGCCTGTTAACAAACCAGCAGCCTCTACAGACTCTGAGACATCCGACAGTGATGACGAG tggACTGTGGGCGGCGCCAAAGGCAAAAAGAAGGTTAAACCGGGGAAAGGCACTGAAAAAAAGAGCGCCACAAAGAAGAAGGTTAACAAAACAACAGCATCTGGCAGCTCAGATGGAGACAGCTCAGCGGACAGCTCTGCTCCAGAGGAGG GCGAGGTGTCGGATTCAGAGAGCAACAGCTCATCCTCCAGCTCCGACTCAGACTCCTCCGAAGACGAGGTGTTCAGGGACGGCTACGACGACGACTTGATGGGCGACGCTGAGGACAGGGCGCGTCTAGAGCAGATGACGGAGAAGGAAAGAGAGCAAGAGCTGTTTAACAGAATCGAGAAGAGAGAAGTGCTCAAGAGACG GTTTGAAATCAAGAAGAAGCTGAAGAcggcaaagaaaaaagaaaaagaggagaagaaaaagaagcaggaggaagagcaagaaaaaaggaaacaatcTCAGGTTCAAGACACTCAAGTG GTCATGTCACACAACAAGGAAAGACGATCCAAACATGACGAAAAACTGGACAAAAAGTCCCAGGCCATGGAGGAACTGAAAGCTGAAcgtgagaagaagaaaaataaaacag CCGAGCTGCTGGCCAAACGGGAGCCGCTGAAGACGAGCGAAGTTTACTCTGACgacgaggaggaagaggaggaagatgatgaCAAGTCGTCGGTCAAAAGTGATCGGAGTTCGCGTTCGTCGTCTTACGACGATGACGA AAAAGAGGAGACTCCGCCAAAGTCGCAGCCCGTTTCACTACCAGAGGAGCTCAACAGGATCCGCCTGTCCAGACACAAGCTGGAGCGCTGGTGCCACATGCCCTTCTTTGCAAAGACTGTGACTGGCTGCTTTGTGAGGATAGGCATTGGGAACAGCAGCAGTAAACCGGTTTATAGG GTTGCCGAAATTGTGGATGTTGTAGAGACAGCAAAAGTTTACCAACTTGGAACAACGCGGACAAACAAGGGATTACAGTTGAG ACACGGTGCCGACACGCGGGTTTTCAGGCTTGAGTTCGTATCAAATCAAGAATTCACAGAAAGTGAATTCATGAAGTGGAAAGAGGCC ATGATTATTGCCGGAATGCAGGTACCAACCCTTGATGAAATTACCAAGAAGGAACAGTCCATCAAGGAAGCTCTCAACTACAAGTTTAATGACAAAGACATTGAGGAT ATCGTAAAAGAGAAGGACAGATTCAGAAAAGCACCACCAAATTACGCCATGAAGAAAACGCAGTTACTCAAAGATAAG GCCATGGCAGAGGAGAACGGAGACGGCGAGAAGGTGAAAGTGATCCAGGACGAGTTAAATGAACTTGAGGAAAGGGCAGAAGCACTTGACAGACAGAGGACCAAGAACATCTCTGCCATCAG CTACATTAATCAGAGGAACAGAAGTTGGAACATTGTTGAATCTGAGAAAGCTCTTGTG GCTGAAGGACAGAATGCCAAAAACCAACAAATGGACCCGTTCACGCGAAGACAGTGCAAACCAACCATGGTGTCTAAT GCCAGAGATCCATCAGTCCATGCAGCTATTCTCGCCCACCTGAACCAGAAGTACGGCTCTGGGTCAGATGCAGCAGAAAATGCTAGTGACGAGAAGAACAAACTG GATCAAGCTAACCTAAAAGACAAAGATCTCCCCAAGCCAACCACTGACCTCTCAGAAGATTTGTTTAAAGTTCATGATTTTGATGTTAAGATTGACCTACAAGTTCCTAATGCAG AGGCAAAGTCTCTGTCTGTGAGCTCCAACGCGCTACCAGTGAAGGACGGTGCCCCCCGCAGGTCCCTCAATCTGGAGGACTACAAGAAGAGGAGGGGCCTGATCTGA